A region of Salvia splendens isolate huo1 chromosome 17, SspV2, whole genome shotgun sequence DNA encodes the following proteins:
- the LOC121773424 gene encoding uncharacterized protein LOC121773424, with translation MRIQPIDAIRHDVVMPPVLKSRLKRLFDRPFNSSLRNSSVEFEPSSVCLDKMVQNFIEDNNEKQSSASAVKCGRHRCNCFNGKSNDSSDDEFDLFSDSLAANSSFTDPCDGLTSLIPCVSVEERNLLADTSRMVEKSNKICKRNDELRKVVTDGLIALGYNASVCKSKWEKTSSIPAGEHEYIDVITEGGERLIIDVDFRSEFEIARSTSGYKAILQCLPSIFVGKSDRLLQIIVIASEAARHSLKKKGMHIAPWRKAEYVKSKWLGPHTRTTAVQKPDDEARPEPEVIRVMDSAKGELRLSSPVIFSGEIARSVRWQLPELRPKSLERGNKLVVTGLAALLKEKL, from the exons ATGAGAATCCAGCCAATCGATGCGATCCGACACGACGTCGTCATGCCGCCGGTGCTGAAGTCGCGGCTGAAGCGGCTTTTCGACCGCCCGTTCAACAGTAGTCTGAGGAATTCATCAGTTGAATTCGAGCCGAGCTCAGTTTGTTTGGATAAAATGGTTCAGAATTTCATCGAAGACAACAACGAGAAGCAATCGTCAGCCTCCGCCGTGAAATGCGGCCGTCACCGCTGCAACTGCTTCAACGGCAAGAGCAACGACAGCTCCGACGACGAGTTCGATCTCTTCTCGGACTCGTTAGCAGCGAATTCGTCTTTCACCGATCCCTGCGATGGTCTCACG AGCTTGATTCCCTGCGTGAGCGTAGAAGAGAGAAATTTACTGGCAGACACTTCGAGAATGGTCGAAAAGAGCAACAAAATTTGTAAAAGGAATGACGAATTGAGAAAAGTCGTCACCGATGGCCTAATTGCTCTTGGATACAACGCCTCTGTTTGCAAATCCAAATGGGAGAAAACTTCTTCCATTCCGGCTG GCGAGCATGAATACATTGATGTGATAACGGAAGGCGGCGAGAGGCTGATTATCGACGTGGATTTCCGATCGGAGTTTGAGATCGCCCGATCAACAAGCGGTTACAAGGCGATCCTGCAGTGTCTGCCGTCGATTTTCGTCGGAAAATCGGATCGGCTACTGCAGATCATCGTCATCGCATCGGAAGCAGCCAGGCATAGCCTGAAGAAGAAAGGAATGCACATCGCGCCGTGGCGCAAAGCCGAATACGTTAAGTCTAAATGGCTCGGCCCTCACACACGCACCACAGCCGTTCAAAAGCCCGATGACGAGGCCCGACCCGAGCCCGAAGTCATCCGAGTTATGGATAGTGCGAAGGGGGAGCTGCGCCTGAGTTCGCCGGTGATTTTCTCTGGTGAAATTGCGCGGTCGGTGAGGTGGCAGTTGCCGGAGCTGAGGCCGAAGAGTTTGGAAAGGGGAAATAAGTTGGTCGTCACGGGATTGGCTGCTCTCCTCAAAGAAAAACTCTGA